One window of Bactrocera tryoni isolate S06 chromosome 2, CSIRO_BtryS06_freeze2, whole genome shotgun sequence genomic DNA carries:
- the LOC120769103 gene encoding C-type lectin 37Db-like: MKAKYFVLLLCFAGVLSDAQNDDISGNTHPFKKIGEKYYIVFTGAKMNWFAAAHLCQTYNSDLATIDSETELNDLNFYLTTNGQIGKYFWIGGTDLAEEGRYISLSTGRPMIYTKFAAGQPDNYKEEDCLHLQAFSNIFYMNDYPCRGDGYPICEMRRVSKTCAQDTCDDISTSCALKTLVQAYLRAENTFSCRE, encoded by the exons ATGAAAGCAAAGTATTTCGTTTTGTTATTGTGCTTTGCTGGCGTTTTGTCAGATGCTCAAAATGATG atATATCAGGTAATACCCACCCCTTCAAGAAAATTGGCGAAAAGTACTATATAGTATTTACTGGTGCAAAG ATGAATTGGTTCGCGGCCGCGCACCTCTGTCAAACATATAACAGTGATTTGGCCACAATCGATTCTGAAACCGAACTGAACGATCTGAACTTCTATTTAACTACAAATGGTCAAATAGGTAAATACTTTTGGATTGGTGGCACCGATTTGGCAGAAGAAGGCAGATATATCTCACTTAGCACTGGACGACCCATGATTTATACGAAATTTGCTGCCGGACAGCCAGACAATTACAAAGAAGAGGACTGCCTTCATCTTCAGGCTtttagtaatatattttatatgaatgaCTATCCATGTAGAGGAGATGGTTATCCCATTTGTGAAATGCGAAGAGTGTCTAAAACGTGTGCCCAAGACACCTGTGACGACATTTCTACGAGCTGTGCTTTAAAGACACTCGTGCAAGCATATTTGAGAGCGGAAAATACCTTTAGTTGCAGGGAGTAA